Proteins found in one Rhodovulum sp. MB263 genomic segment:
- a CDS encoding DUF2339 domain-containing protein gives MLIVFGSVYGLLVLVGLPALIFAHFGLRSENADLRVRLERLVKEFEALAREVAALRQDAPPQTSPQTSPQASPETPAEQAADAAALSPDSGPQVAPTDAAPDPLPVTVPETVAAPETRREERQAEQAPPVAAAAKVPQSEPPSELASASQGPGLADRLAVWLRENWTLALAALSLILGGLFMVQYGVEQGLLTPPLRVLGALVLGAALIAGGEVIRRRHGDSATPNLRHLPSTFSGAGTVVLFIAILSAHALYGLIGSVPALAGMAAVSVVAMLLGWLYGPVLSAIGLLGATAAPFFVGGSSDKAVLLYPYFAMVGLAGLGIDTFRRWAWVSGLALALPVGALGLLWMHAPDAPGLALAALALGVGAVLIPARSLRPVESGAMASQGASGTGRPAFPTWLAAAGVAQVSGAGLLLMLDAASPAGNGLGYALLLLVFAAVALGLARAPAFEDLAVFPAAAALVGLGLHAAQGGPLYRAFRAGIDRLPESPAPATVWWLAAGGAALSVIAFLRLARKARPDHRGLWALGAAVLLPATILVLEFLWAPGEVTGAYPWALAVMAGAGLMVALAERRAALGGETRGFETGLFAASALILIGLALFLVLTKTALTLALSAMMVAAVIIDRQRPMRPLGWLAQLGAAVIGYRLLVDPGIDWAIHGAGTPDVLLAHLGPLVAFAAMLVLARPERVALRALASSSLVTVTALAVTVALRRGLGSEGFETHWAQGLTATVWILAAFAQIWRLPHDPALLRPLRIGFAVLMGLAACGAVAVMADDLGRTLVAGVGRVAGPPVLDSLALALLPLAVVLGAGAVLLGAPGRPGARWLRPGLGGLSVLGLGVWGWLEIRRLWRGPDLSLPGPSDGELYSYTLALLLASGLGLVLAVLTRSHALRRLAMAGVGLTVAKVFLIDMSGLSGLVRVASFVGLGLALAGLAWLDRAVSRIWERG, from the coding sequence ATGTTGATCGTGTTCGGGAGCGTCTATGGCCTTCTCGTGCTGGTCGGGCTGCCGGCGCTGATATTTGCCCATTTCGGGCTGCGCTCCGAGAATGCCGATCTGCGCGTCCGGCTGGAGCGGCTGGTCAAGGAATTCGAGGCCCTGGCGCGGGAGGTCGCGGCGCTGCGGCAGGACGCGCCGCCTCAGACGTCGCCTCAGACCTCGCCACAGGCATCGCCAGAGACGCCGGCCGAGCAGGCTGCGGACGCGGCCGCCCTTTCCCCAGACTCCGGTCCGCAGGTCGCACCGACCGATGCCGCGCCCGATCCCTTGCCCGTGACGGTGCCAGAGACCGTTGCTGCGCCCGAGACCCGGCGCGAGGAGCGGCAGGCAGAGCAGGCCCCGCCGGTCGCGGCCGCGGCGAAGGTGCCGCAGTCCGAACCGCCCTCCGAACTGGCCTCTGCATCGCAGGGTCCCGGATTGGCCGACCGCCTGGCGGTCTGGCTGCGGGAGAACTGGACGCTGGCCCTGGCCGCGCTCTCGCTGATCCTCGGCGGGCTTTTCATGGTGCAATACGGGGTCGAGCAGGGGCTTCTGACGCCGCCGCTCCGGGTGCTGGGCGCGCTGGTGCTGGGGGCTGCGTTGATCGCGGGGGGCGAGGTGATCCGGCGGCGGCATGGCGACAGCGCCACGCCCAATCTGCGCCATCTGCCCTCGACCTTCTCGGGCGCAGGCACGGTGGTCCTGTTCATCGCGATCCTGTCGGCCCATGCGCTTTACGGGCTGATCGGGTCGGTTCCGGCGCTCGCGGGCATGGCCGCGGTCTCGGTGGTGGCGATGCTGCTGGGCTGGCTTTACGGGCCGGTGCTGTCGGCCATCGGTCTTCTGGGCGCCACGGCCGCGCCCTTCTTCGTCGGTGGTTCCTCCGACAAGGCGGTGCTGCTTTACCCCTATTTCGCGATGGTGGGGCTTGCGGGGCTGGGCATTGACACCTTTCGGCGCTGGGCCTGGGTGTCGGGGCTGGCGCTGGCGCTGCCGGTCGGGGCGCTGGGGCTCTTGTGGATGCATGCGCCCGATGCGCCGGGGCTGGCCCTGGCCGCCCTGGCGCTGGGCGTGGGCGCGGTGCTGATCCCGGCGCGGAGTCTTCGGCCGGTCGAGAGCGGGGCGATGGCCAGCCAGGGGGCGTCGGGGACCGGCAGGCCCGCCTTTCCGACCTGGCTTGCGGCCGCAGGGGTCGCGCAGGTTTCCGGGGCGGGGCTTTTGCTGATGCTCGACGCGGCGAGCCCGGCGGGCAACGGGCTTGGCTATGCGCTGCTGCTTCTGGTCTTCGCGGCTGTGGCGCTGGGGCTTGCCCGGGCCCCGGCCTTCGAGGATCTGGCGGTCTTCCCGGCGGCGGCGGCGCTGGTCGGGCTCGGTCTGCATGCGGCTCAGGGCGGACCGCTTTATCGTGCCTTCCGGGCCGGGATCGACCGGCTGCCCGAAAGCCCGGCGCCGGCGACGGTCTGGTGGCTGGCGGCAGGGGGCGCCGCGCTGTCGGTCATCGCCTTCCTCCGGCTGGCCCGGAAGGCCCGGCCCGATCATCGCGGGCTTTGGGCGCTGGGCGCGGCGGTGCTGCTTCCCGCGACGATCCTGGTGCTCGAATTCCTCTGGGCGCCCGGCGAGGTGACGGGCGCCTACCCCTGGGCGCTGGCGGTGATGGCGGGGGCGGGGCTGATGGTGGCCCTTGCCGAGCGCCGGGCCGCGCTGGGCGGCGAGACCCGCGGCTTCGAGACCGGGCTCTTCGCGGCCTCGGCGCTGATCCTGATCGGGCTGGCGCTGTTCCTCGTGCTGACCAAGACCGCGCTGACGCTGGCGCTGTCGGCAATGATGGTGGCGGCGGTCATCATCGACCGGCAGCGGCCGATGCGTCCGCTGGGCTGGCTGGCCCAGCTTGGCGCGGCGGTGATCGGCTACCGGCTTCTGGTCGATCCGGGCATCGACTGGGCCATCCACGGGGCCGGGACGCCCGACGTGCTGCTGGCCCATCTCGGGCCGCTTGTCGCTTTTGCGGCGATGCTGGTGCTGGCAAGGCCCGAACGGGTGGCGCTGCGGGCGCTGGCCTCGTCCTCGCTGGTGACGGTGACGGCACTTGCGGTGACGGTGGCGCTTCGGCGCGGGCTCGGGTCCGAGGGGTTCGAGACCCATTGGGCGCAGGGGCTGACGGCGACGGTCTGGATCCTGGCCGCCTTTGCCCAGATCTGGCGGCTGCCGCATGACCCGGCGCTTCTGCGTCCGCTCCGGATCGGCTTTGCCGTGCTGATGGGGCTGGCGGCCTGCGGCGCCGTGGCGGTGATGGCCGACGATCTCGGCAGGACGCTGGTCGCCGGGGTGGGCCGGGTCGCGGGGCCGCCGGTTCTCGACAGTCTGGCGCTTGCGCTCCTGCCGTTGGCGGTCGTGCTCGGGGCGGGGGCGGTGCTGCTGGGGGCGCCGGGTCGGCCCGGGGCGCGGTGGCTGCGGCCCGGGCTGGGCGGGCTCTCGGTGCTGGGGCTGGGTGTCTGGGGCTGGCTCGAGATCCGGCGGCTTTGGCGCGGCCCGGATCTGTCGCTGCCGGGGCCGAGCGATGGTGAGCTTTACAGCTATACGCTGGCGCTTCTGCTCGCCTCGGGGCTGGGACTGGTTCTGGCGGTGCTGACCCGCTCGCATGCGCTGCGGCGGCTGGCGATGGCGGGGGTCGGGCTGACCGTGGCCAAGGTCTTCCTGATCGACATGTCGGGGCTCTCGGGGCTGGTCCGGGTCGCCTCCTTCGTCGGGCTCGGTCTTGCGCTGGCCGGGCTGGCCTGGCTCGACCGCGCGGTCAGCCGGATCTGGGAGCGGGGCTGA
- a CDS encoding Tex family protein, whose amino-acid sequence MTADLAPRIARTIAAEIGAQPQQVTAAVGLLDGGATVPFVARYRKEATGGLDDTQLRDLAERLAYLRELEARRATILDTVRAQGKLTEALEADILKAETKAALEDLYLPYKPKRRTRAMIARENGLGPLAEAILADRDAAPETLAEGFVTEAVPDVKSALAGARDILAEGLAENADLIGRLRAFLQDNALVTAKLVEGQEQAGAKFSDYFDHREPWARVPSHRALAMMRGAKEGVLTLDIGPDPDEGLARVQTMVAGALEARGEGPGDRWLREAAGWTWRTKLSLSMMLDLMGDLRTRAQDEAIRVFARNLKDLLLAAPAGARVTMGIDPGIRTGCKVAVVDATGKLLDTATIYPFQPRNDLRGAQETLAALIRRHGVGLIAIGNGTASRESERMVAELLGDLPAPKPTKVVVSEAGASVYSASELAAKEFPGLDVSLRGAVSIARRLQDPLAELVKIEPKAIGVGQYQHDVDQHRLARALDGVVEDAVNAVGVDLNMASASLLARVSGLGGSLAEAIVAHRDANGAFAKRKDLLKVARLGPRAFEQCAGFLRITGGDEPLDASAVHPEAYDVARRIVAACGRDLRTLMGDEAQLGRLDPRDFVDDRFGLPTVRDILSELAKPGRDPRPEFVTASFADGIEEITDLRPGMLLEGTVTNVAAFGAFVDIGVHQDGLVHVSQLADRFVQDPHEVVKAGDVVKVRVVEVDVARKRIGLSMRKDGGAEAASRDGATGKGPGRGGPGGKGAQGKGPDKAKSPGKSGGRGPGQGSDRTGPRGKGGGSGAETGALGAALLEAMKRR is encoded by the coding sequence ATGACCGCCGATCTTGCCCCCCGCATCGCCCGCACCATCGCCGCCGAGATCGGCGCCCAGCCGCAGCAGGTCACCGCCGCGGTCGGGTTGCTCGACGGGGGCGCGACCGTTCCCTTCGTCGCACGCTACCGGAAGGAGGCGACCGGCGGGCTCGACGACACCCAGCTGCGCGATCTGGCCGAACGGCTGGCCTATCTGCGCGAGCTCGAGGCGCGGCGGGCGACGATCCTAGATACGGTGCGCGCGCAGGGCAAGCTGACCGAGGCGCTCGAGGCCGATATCCTGAAGGCCGAAACCAAGGCCGCGCTGGAAGACCTCTACCTGCCCTACAAGCCCAAGCGCCGGACCCGGGCGATGATCGCCCGCGAGAACGGGCTGGGGCCGCTGGCCGAGGCGATCCTGGCAGATCGCGATGCCGCCCCCGAGACGTTGGCCGAGGGCTTCGTGACCGAGGCGGTGCCGGACGTGAAATCGGCGCTTGCAGGCGCGCGCGACATCCTGGCCGAGGGGCTGGCCGAGAATGCCGATCTGATCGGGCGGCTTCGGGCCTTCCTGCAGGACAATGCGCTGGTGACGGCGAAGCTGGTCGAGGGGCAGGAACAGGCGGGCGCCAAGTTCTCGGACTATTTCGACCATCGCGAGCCCTGGGCCAGGGTTCCCAGCCACCGGGCGCTGGCGATGATGCGCGGCGCGAAGGAGGGCGTGCTGACGCTCGATATCGGCCCCGATCCCGACGAGGGCCTGGCCCGGGTGCAGACCATGGTGGCGGGCGCGCTCGAGGCGCGGGGCGAGGGCCCCGGCGACCGCTGGCTGCGCGAGGCTGCGGGCTGGACCTGGCGGACCAAGCTGAGCCTGTCGATGATGCTCGATCTGATGGGCGATCTCAGGACCCGCGCGCAGGACGAGGCGATCCGGGTCTTTGCCCGCAATCTCAAGGATCTGCTGCTGGCCGCCCCGGCGGGCGCCAGGGTGACGATGGGGATCGATCCGGGCATCCGCACCGGCTGCAAGGTGGCCGTCGTCGATGCCACCGGCAAGCTTCTCGACACCGCCACGATATATCCGTTCCAGCCCAGGAACGACCTGAGGGGCGCGCAGGAGACGCTGGCCGCGCTGATCCGCAGGCATGGCGTGGGGCTCATCGCCATCGGCAACGGCACCGCAAGCCGCGAGAGCGAGCGCATGGTGGCCGAGCTTCTGGGCGATCTGCCCGCGCCGAAGCCCACCAAGGTGGTGGTCAGCGAGGCCGGCGCGTCGGTCTATTCGGCCTCCGAGCTTGCCGCCAAGGAATTCCCCGGGCTCGACGTGTCGCTGCGCGGGGCCGTGTCGATCGCGCGGCGGCTGCAGGACCCGCTGGCCGAGCTTGTCAAGATCGAGCCCAAGGCCATCGGCGTCGGCCAGTACCAGCACGACGTCGACCAGCACCGGCTGGCCCGGGCGCTCGATGGCGTGGTCGAGGATGCGGTGAACGCGGTCGGCGTCGATCTGAACATGGCCTCGGCCTCGCTGCTGGCCCGGGTCTCGGGGCTCGGAGGTTCTCTGGCCGAGGCCATCGTCGCCCATCGCGACGCCAATGGTGCCTTCGCGAAGCGCAAGGACCTGCTGAAGGTCGCGCGTCTCGGGCCGCGCGCCTTCGAGCAATGTGCGGGCTTCCTGCGCATCACCGGCGGCGACGAGCCGCTCGACGCCTCGGCCGTCCACCCCGAGGCCTATGACGTGGCGCGCCGGATCGTGGCTGCCTGCGGACGCGACCTGCGCACGCTGATGGGCGACGAGGCGCAGCTGGGCCGGCTCGACCCGAGGGACTTCGTCGATGACCGCTTCGGGCTGCCGACCGTCAGGGACATCCTGTCGGAACTGGCGAAACCGGGACGCGACCCCCGGCCCGAATTCGTCACGGCCAGCTTTGCCGACGGGATCGAGGAAATCACCGACCTGCGCCCCGGAATGCTGCTGGAAGGCACGGTGACCAATGTCGCGGCTTTCGGCGCCTTCGTCGATATCGGCGTGCATCAGGACGGGCTCGTCCATGTCTCGCAACTGGCCGACCGCTTCGTGCAGGACCCGCATGAGGTCGTGAAGGCAGGCGATGTCGTGAAGGTCCGCGTGGTCGAGGTGGATGTGGCCCGCAAGCGGATCGGGTTGTCGATGCGCAAGGATGGCGGGGCCGAGGCGGCCTCGCGCGACGGCGCGACGGGCAAGGGCCCGGGCCGTGGCGGGCCGGGCGGCAAGGGCGCCCAAGGCAAGGGCCCCGACAAAGCCAAGAGCCCCGGCAAGAGCGGCGGGCGGGGACCCGGGCAGGGGTCGGACCGGACGGGCCCGCGCGGCAAGGGCGGCGGCTCGGGGGCAGAGACCGGGGCGCTGGGCGCGGCCCTGCTCGAGGCGATGAAGCGGCGCTGA
- a CDS encoding PqqD family peptide modification chaperone — translation MNTDIFQGKWKQIKGRAREAWGALTDDDLDRTEGDREQLVGLIQERYGKAREDAEREVDEFLAKFR, via the coding sequence ATGAATACCGATATCTTCCAAGGCAAATGGAAACAGATCAAGGGCCGGGCCCGCGAGGCCTGGGGCGCGCTCACCGACGACGATCTTGACCGGACCGAAGGGGACCGGGAACAGCTGGTGGGCCTGATCCAGGAGCGTTACGGCAAGGCTCGCGAGGATGCCGAGCGGGAAGTCGACGAGTTTCTGGCGAAGTTCCGCTGA
- a CDS encoding AI-2E family transporter, which translates to MTDPTIRLDPMSRVALLVLAGVAGFTALKLAEDIFAPLCLALVTGIILSPLADMLERRLRLPPMSVAAALPTLGILAVGALAFAVEPVVGRLVDQWPSIRWELRGVVNDFRGFVQNIGQVGDEVQRALGGTGNGNDAEAAAPSIPSLTDALFVAPRVAAQLLIFIAALFFFLLTRADIYAWVAEHAGQWLGRETILNRIRTAERLVAHYFMTISLINAGLGIALAIALGVLGMPGALAWGVGAALLNFVLYIGPATMVAGLLLGGLIVFDGWSSVFPALIYLVLNGIESQVVTPTFVGRRIAVNPLAIFVSLVFWLWFWGPLGGVIAIPVLVIVLAMLDVFDDPAVPADEPPLPQKPAEPG; encoded by the coding sequence ATGACCGACCCCACGATCCGCCTCGACCCGATGTCGCGCGTCGCCTTGCTGGTTCTGGCCGGGGTCGCAGGTTTCACCGCTCTCAAGCTTGCCGAGGACATCTTCGCCCCGCTCTGCCTCGCCCTGGTCACGGGGATCATCCTGTCGCCTCTGGCCGACATGCTCGAGCGGCGGCTGCGTCTGCCGCCGATGTCGGTCGCGGCGGCGCTGCCGACGCTGGGCATCCTTGCGGTCGGCGCGCTGGCCTTCGCGGTCGAACCGGTGGTCGGGCGGCTGGTCGACCAGTGGCCCTCGATCCGCTGGGAACTGCGCGGCGTGGTCAACGACTTCCGTGGCTTCGTGCAGAATATCGGACAGGTCGGCGACGAGGTTCAGCGCGCATTGGGCGGCACCGGCAATGGCAATGACGCCGAGGCCGCCGCCCCCTCGATCCCGAGCCTGACCGATGCGCTCTTCGTGGCGCCCCGGGTCGCGGCGCAGCTCCTGATCTTCATCGCGGCCCTGTTCTTCTTCCTCCTGACCCGGGCCGACATCTATGCCTGGGTGGCCGAACATGCCGGTCAGTGGCTGGGACGCGAGACGATCCTGAACCGCATCCGGACTGCCGAACGCCTGGTCGCGCATTATTTCATGACCATTTCGCTGATCAATGCCGGGCTCGGCATCGCTCTTGCCATCGCATTGGGTGTGCTCGGCATGCCCGGCGCCCTCGCCTGGGGGGTGGGGGCGGCATTGCTGAATTTCGTGCTCTATATCGGCCCCGCGACGATGGTGGCAGGGCTTCTTCTGGGCGGGCTGATCGTCTTCGATGGCTGGAGTTCGGTCTTTCCCGCCCTGATCTATCTCGTGCTGAACGGGATCGAATCCCAGGTCGTCACCCCCACCTTCGTCGGCCGCAGGATCGCGGTGAACCCGCTTGCGATCTTCGTCTCGCTGGTCTTCTGGCTGTGGTTCTGGGGACCGCTCGGCGGGGTGATCGCAATCCCGGTTCTGGTGATCGTGCTGGCGATGCTCGACGTCTTCGACGACCCGGCCGTCCCGGCGGACGAGCCGCCCCTCCCGCAGAAACCGGCCGAACCCGGCTGA
- a CDS encoding phospholipase D family protein, translating into MHGFPENDAARAAATGPVEELELLLTAAEAYPALERAFLDARHSISASFRIFDLATRLRSPEARAIGDDWFDLMVHTLERGVSVRLVLADFDPIGAADLHRLCWNARRRLIAASEVARGGRLEVLSALHSAQAGLGARLALWPGAHAKLRSVLDDLNARSEAERRRFLEEAPGIARITRERPDGRIVAVPGLPDLTPATHHQKMAVFDGRQLYVGGLDLNERRYDTARHCRAPERTWHDVHAMVRGPVVRAAEQHLDGFLDIVAGRQAPGPAAPGFLRTLSRPARRAPFRFSPRPLVTEIERAHLSRIRAAERLIYLETQFFRHLPLARAMARRAEACPDLCAILVLPAAPEDVAFENSSGLDVRYGEHLQSRCLSLLYDAFGPDRVLVLSPVQPRRLAVEGRAELEDAPIIYVHSKVSIFDGQAAILSSANLNGRSMRWDTEAGLELTAPAHVALIRRRVMGHWLPREGDGQPDPAALDPGTAFEAWRVLADLNSRRKPDRREGFLVHYDSDPARKLGLPVPGAPPEIV; encoded by the coding sequence ATGCATGGGTTCCCCGAAAACGATGCGGCCCGCGCCGCCGCGACAGGCCCGGTCGAGGAGCTTGAGCTTCTGCTGACCGCGGCCGAGGCCTATCCGGCGCTCGAACGGGCGTTTCTCGACGCGCGTCACAGCATTTCCGCTAGCTTCCGCATCTTCGATCTTGCGACCCGGCTGCGCTCGCCCGAGGCGCGCGCGATCGGGGATGACTGGTTCGATCTGATGGTCCATACGCTGGAGCGGGGGGTCTCTGTCCGCCTCGTGCTGGCCGATTTCGATCCGATCGGTGCTGCCGATCTGCACCGGCTGTGCTGGAACGCGCGACGCAGGCTGATCGCGGCCAGCGAAGTCGCACGGGGCGGCCGGCTGGAGGTGCTGAGCGCGCTTCACAGCGCGCAGGCCGGCCTCGGCGCGCGTCTGGCGCTTTGGCCGGGCGCGCATGCCAAGCTGCGCAGCGTGCTCGACGATCTCAATGCCCGCTCCGAGGCCGAGCGTCGCCGGTTCCTCGAAGAGGCGCCGGGCATCGCGCGGATCACCCGCGAGCGGCCCGACGGCCGGATCGTGGCGGTGCCGGGCCTGCCCGACCTGACGCCCGCGACCCATCACCAGAAGATGGCGGTCTTCGACGGGCGACAGCTTTACGTCGGCGGGCTTGATCTCAACGAACGCCGCTATGACACCGCGCGCCACTGCCGCGCTCCGGAACGCACCTGGCATGACGTGCATGCGATGGTGCGGGGGCCGGTGGTGCGTGCGGCCGAACAGCATCTCGACGGCTTCCTCGACATCGTGGCCGGACGGCAGGCCCCGGGACCGGCCGCGCCCGGCTTTCTGCGGACCCTGTCGCGCCCGGCGCGGCGCGCGCCGTTCCGGTTCTCGCCGCGGCCCCTGGTGACCGAGATCGAGCGGGCCCATCTGTCCCGGATCAGGGCGGCCGAACGGCTGATCTATCTCGAAACCCAGTTCTTCCGGCATCTGCCTCTGGCCCGGGCCATGGCCCGCCGCGCCGAGGCCTGCCCCGATCTGTGCGCCATTCTGGTGCTGCCCGCCGCGCCCGAGGATGTGGCCTTCGAGAACAGCAGTGGGCTGGACGTGCGCTATGGCGAGCATCTGCAAAGCCGCTGCCTGAGCCTGCTTTACGACGCCTTCGGTCCCGACCGGGTCCTGGTGCTCTCGCCGGTTCAGCCGCGGCGGCTGGCGGTCGAAGGCCGTGCCGAGCTTGAAGACGCGCCGATCATCTATGTCCATTCCAAGGTGTCGATCTTTGACGGCCAGGCGGCGATCCTGTCTTCGGCCAATCTGAACGGGCGGTCGATGCGCTGGGATACCGAGGCGGGGCTGGAGCTGACCGCGCCCGCCCATGTCGCGCTGATCCGCCGCCGGGTGATGGGGCATTGGCTGCCGCGCGAGGGCGACGGCCAGCCGGATCCGGCGGCGCTCGATCCCGGGACCGCCTTCGAGGCCTGGCGGGTGCTGGCCGATCTCAACAGCCGCCGCAAGCCCGACCGGCGCGAGGGCTTTCTGGTGCATTACGATTCCGATCCCGCGCGCAAGCTGGGCCTGCCGGTGCCGGGCGCGCCGCCCGAGATCGTCTGA
- a CDS encoding PLDc N-terminal domain-containing protein yields MEVTGIGGLIVLVLDIWAIVSVLNSGTATGNKVLWILLVLFLPLVGFIIWLIAGPRSATAR; encoded by the coding sequence ATGGAAGTCACAGGGATCGGCGGTCTCATCGTCCTCGTCCTCGATATCTGGGCCATCGTGTCGGTCCTGAATTCGGGAACGGCGACAGGCAACAAGGTGCTCTGGATCCTGCTTGTCCTGTTCCTGCCGCTGGTCGGGTTCATCATCTGGCTGATCGCGGGGCCGCGCTCTGCCACCGCGCGCTGA
- a CDS encoding PRC-barrel domain-containing protein: MKRILATTALATLVAMPVLAQSQGAASAPDVEVAGQSMSADTLIGKRIYVATGESDGLSMTDLTDAPDSWEDVGEIGDVYIDGTGTVNAVIADIGGFLGIGEREVALQMDSLQFAPDADDAGEYFVVFQGDPSTLEGKEAYDRTAMDTEGDFLGSGNQHASSEGRIEPGAEGTDMAAGGGMDDGMTSGTPLSETERAELTAEDLQGHTLVGANGERIGKIGELVLTDDGRIDKVIVDVGGFLGIGSKQVQLAYGELNLSRDEDGALKVSTVQTKDTLKSLPEWTG; this comes from the coding sequence ATGAAACGTATTCTTGCGACCACCGCCCTTGCCACTCTCGTGGCCATGCCCGTTCTCGCCCAGAGCCAGGGTGCCGCGTCCGCCCCTGATGTCGAGGTGGCCGGCCAGTCGATGAGCGCCGACACCCTGATCGGCAAGCGTATCTATGTCGCGACCGGCGAGAGCGACGGTCTGTCGATGACCGATCTGACCGATGCGCCCGACAGCTGGGAAGACGTGGGCGAGATCGGCGATGTCTATATCGACGGTACCGGGACGGTGAATGCCGTGATTGCCGATATCGGCGGCTTCCTCGGCATCGGCGAACGCGAGGTCGCGCTGCAGATGGACAGCCTGCAATTCGCGCCGGATGCCGATGACGCGGGCGAATATTTCGTCGTGTTCCAGGGCGATCCGTCGACGCTCGAGGGCAAGGAAGCCTATGACCGCACCGCGATGGATACCGAGGGCGACTTCCTCGGATCGGGCAACCAGCATGCCTCGAGCGAGGGCCGGATCGAACCGGGCGCCGAAGGCACCGACATGGCCGCCGGCGGGGGCATGGATGACGGCATGACATCGGGCACCCCGCTTTCCGAGACCGAACGCGCCGAACTGACTGCCGAAGACCTGCAGGGCCATACCCTGGTCGGCGCCAATGGCGAGCGGATCGGCAAGATCGGCGAGCTGGTGCTGACCGATGACGGTCGCATCGACAAGGTGATCGTCGATGTGGGCGGTTTCCTCGGCATCGGGTCGAAGCAGGTCCAGCTGGCCTATGGCGAACTCAACCTCTCGCGTGACGAGGATGGCGCGCTGAAGGTCTCGACCGTCCAGACCAAGGACACGCTGAAGAGCCTGCCCGAGTGGACGGGCTGA
- a CDS encoding thiamine diphosphokinase, with the protein MPTHFVHHSDKITLLGGARVDPAQLRRALEIAPALVAADGGADAALAAGCLPEAVIGDFDSISAAAQAAIPAECQHRVTEQDSTDFEKCLRHVAARLVLGLGFLGDRFDHGLAALNALVRNPERRCLLIGDDDICFHCPPDLALDLPEGMRFSLFPMRPVRGVSEGLHWPIDGLDFAPGGRIGTSNRVSGPVRLRMEAPGMAVILPVEAFDAAVAALMPPAAVAASGSGGARTGKREALRP; encoded by the coding sequence ATGCCAACACATTTCGTCCATCATTCCGACAAAATCACCCTGCTCGGCGGGGCCAGGGTCGATCCGGCACAGTTGCGGCGGGCGCTGGAGATCGCCCCGGCGCTGGTGGCCGCCGATGGCGGGGCGGATGCGGCGCTGGCGGCGGGCTGTCTGCCCGAGGCGGTGATCGGCGATTTCGACTCGATCTCGGCCGCGGCGCAGGCGGCGATCCCGGCCGAGTGCCAGCATCGCGTGACCGAACAGGACAGCACCGATTTCGAGAAATGCCTGCGCCATGTCGCGGCGCGGCTGGTTCTCGGGCTCGGCTTTCTCGGCGACCGGTTCGATCACGGCCTGGCGGCGCTGAACGCGCTGGTCCGCAATCCCGAGCGGCGCTGTCTGCTGATCGGCGACGACGATATCTGCTTTCACTGTCCGCCGGATCTGGCGCTCGACCTGCCTGAGGGGATGCGCTTCTCGCTGTTTCCGATGCGGCCGGTGCGGGGCGTCAGCGAGGGGCTGCACTGGCCCATCGACGGGCTCGATTTCGCGCCCGGCGGCCGGATCGGCACCTCGAACCGGGTGTCGGGTCCGGTAAGGCTGAGGATGGAGGCGCCGGGCATGGCGGTGATCCTGCCTGTCGAGGCCTTCGACGCCGCGGTGGCCGCGCTCATGCCGCCGGCGGCGGTGGCCGCATCAGGTTCGGGCGGGGCTCGCACGGGAAAACGTGAAGCCCTGCGCCCGTGA
- a CDS encoding DUF2842 domain-containing protein produces MALSWKARRRWSLVILLIGLPAYIVVAVSVMNALGRPSFLVELLVYVALGIVWALPFRFVFRGIGQPDPEAKEDDRAERD; encoded by the coding sequence ATGGCGCTGTCCTGGAAAGCCCGCCGCCGCTGGTCGCTGGTGATCCTGCTGATCGGGTTGCCGGCCTATATCGTGGTGGCCGTGAGCGTGATGAACGCTCTTGGCCGCCCGTCCTTCCTGGTCGAGCTTCTGGTCTATGTGGCGCTCGGCATCGTCTGGGCGCTGCCCTTCCGCTTTGTCTTCCGCGGGATAGGCCAGCCCGATCCCGAGGCGAAAGAAGACGACCGGGCCGAACGCGACTGA